Below is a genomic region from Candidatus Desulfatibia profunda.
CCGAGGGACTCGGCGTATCCGCCAACATTTTTGTAGGGATGGTGGAATCCCCGCTGTTTATCCGGCCCTATCTCAAGGATATGACCCGCAGCGAAATTTTTACACTCATGACCAGCGGTATGGCCACCATTGCCGGCACGGTCATGGTGCTGTATGCCAGCATCCTAAGCAGCGTTATCCCCGATATCATGGGGCACATCCTGACCGCTTCCATCATCAGCGTTCCGGCGGCCGTGACGATCTCAAAGATTATGATCCCCGAAACCGGCGAGCCGACCTCCGGAGAATTGACGTCTCCGGAACCAGCCCTAAGCGCCATGGACGCCGTTACCAAGGGCACCGTTCAGGGTGTCCAGCTTTTGATCAATATCATTGCCATGCTGATTGTGCTGGTCGCGCTGGTCCATCTGGTTAATCTAATCCTTGGCCTGTTGCCGGATCTTGGGGGCCGGCCGGTGACCCTGCAACGGTTGCTGGGAATACTCATGGCGCCGGTGGTCTGGCTCATGGGTATCCCCTGGCAGGAGGCTCCCGCGGCCGGCGCCCTGATGGGAACCAAGACCATCCTCAACGAATTTCTGGCCTACCTGGATATGAGCCGCCTGGCCAAAGGCACCTTGAGCCCCAGAAGCCTGCTGATCATGACGTATGCCATGTGCGGTTTTGCCAATCCGGGCAGTCTGGGAATTATGATCGGCGGCATGGGAACCATGGCGCCGGAAAGACGGGATGACATCGTCGGTCTGGGCTTCCGCTCCATCGTCGCCGGCACCCTGGCCACCTGCATGACCGGAGCTGTCGTGGGAATTTTGGGAGGATCATGATGATTCGGTGTTTTCTTTCCATCGGCCTGCTGCTTTCCATTTCCGCTTTATCGGGAGTATGCCGGGCGGAAACCGCCGTGATACCGGTTCATTATTGGACGGCCGCCGAAGTTTTGCCTGTGGTCCAGGGCATGCTATCCGCGACCGGGAAGGTAACCTTTACCGATCGAATTCATTCCCTGGTGATAACGGATACTCCAGAATCTATTCAGCAGGTTCGATTGTTTCTGGAGAAGTTCGACCGTCCGCCGCCGCAGGTCAGAATCCGACTGAAGTTTCAGGAGAAACTGGCGTTTCAGGACCGTTCCATCGAGGGGCGCGGCAGAGTGTCGGGCAAAGACTGGTCGATTTCAACCGGCGGCAAAAGACAAGACGGCATCGAAGTTCGTGTTGACGACCGCAAAGAAGACCAGCAACGAACCAGCGAGCATGTTCTGGTTACCACCTCGGGAAGGCCGGCCTATCTGCTTACGGGTATGGATGTCCCTTTTCGGCAGCGCTGGATCGATCTTTGCCGTCGTCATGCGGTCTGCACGGATACGGTGGAGTACCGGCGTATCGACACCGGCATGGAGATCCTGCCGGTAATTGTCGGAGATCGGGCCGATATTCAGATCACACCCAGAATTTCCCGGGTGGAACCCGGCGATCCGCAAGGCGTTGTCCGGTTTACCCAGGCCTCCACCCGCCTGTCCGTTCCCCTGGGCCAATGGATCGAAATCGGCGCAACCCGGCAAGCCGGCAATGAAGTCTTGGACGCCATCCTCGAAAGCAGCAGCGGGACAAAGACGTCTTTGCTGTCGATGTCGTTGATGGTGGAAACCTTCTAGACCCTTACAACTTACCTTGATGTATGAGGCGGTGTAAGGAATGCCAAGAAGATCTTTCCCAAATCCCTTGGCCCAATATTAACGGCATGAGGAACCGCCTGATTCACGCTTATTTTGACGTCAATTTGGAAATTCTATGAAAAACCGTAACTGAAAATCTTCCCGCATTCAAGAATCATGCAAGTATCATGAAACCACAAACCTTGCCATATAGAGCCGTCTCTAACATTGTTCGCATAACATTTCGTTTTTGCACGTTTAAATGCGTATTCCCCGTTTTTTTTAAAAATAACAAATAATTAGCTTGCTTTCTTTCTAAATAAAGATTATTATATAT
It encodes:
- a CDS encoding nucleoside:proton symporter; the protein is MAQSIAGLAAFAGVAWLISENRRRVRISTVIVGIAIQLGVGFILLKLPVFREFFISLNRLVLSLEESTTAGTSMVFGYLGGAELPFAEKYAGAGFILAFQALPLILVISALSSLLFYWKILPMVVRAFSWALQRTMKLGGAEGLGVSANIFVGMVESPLFIRPYLKDMTRSEIFTLMTSGMATIAGTVMVLYASILSSVIPDIMGHILTASIISVPAAVTISKIMIPETGEPTSGELTSPEPALSAMDAVTKGTVQGVQLLINIIAMLIVLVALVHLVNLILGLLPDLGGRPVTLQRLLGILMAPVVWLMGIPWQEAPAAGALMGTKTILNEFLAYLDMSRLAKGTLSPRSLLIMTYAMCGFANPGSLGIMIGGMGTMAPERRDDIVGLGFRSIVAGTLATCMTGAVVGILGGS
- a CDS encoding DUF86 domain-containing protein → MRRCKECQEDLSQIPWPNINGMRNRLIHAYFDVNLEIL